CAATCAATTATAAATTAGCATCACACAATCCATCCCATTTATAGAATagcaattagaagaaaaaaaaatagtaggaaGAACATTTTCTAATTTGAACTGCGAATCAACTGGAGATCGATTTGTTTCTACTGATATCATTCGGCCCCTGATTGCATACTCCTTGATGATACTGGAGGCGGATTTGCCACCATTCAAGAGCCACAAGAATGAGGGATCCAGACCAacgaaaagataaaatttaaccaTCAAAACTCTGCACACGCCACAACaaggttaatattaaaattggcacagtatttaattgtttttacaaTCCAGAGCTGCATCACTCCAAGCGCACAGCAAATGACTGCAGCCCATAAGCTTGTACTTTATACGAATATTAAAACTCTTCTTGTATGGAATTTATACGAGCCAGCTTGTATACAATTTTggagcaaaacaaaaaaaaaatcaaaagaggtCCCATATTGAGTCAAGACTTGGAAGTTGATGGCTATATCTTCCCACAGCGCTCCATCTAACAGCATATTTAAACATCCGTGGAATTCACATGCTCCTCTCAGGTTCCAAAGCTGGACAGCAATTCACCGCTCTCaagattgttttctttgttattttccttGGCTGAAGGAGGAGGTGATCTTTCTCCGGCCAAATTCAATCGCATAGGCCGCCCTTCCACCTCCTAGTATAATTACACATcagctgataaaaaaaatgaacaagcaAAATGATTCAAGGATGCAAAAGCAATAGCAGAATCCGGTTTTACCTCTCCATTCATGGCTTCTAAAGCAGCTTCTGCATTCTCAGCAGATTCAAAAGAGACAAAGCCAAAACCTCGTGATCTTCTTGAGTCCCTCTCGTAGATGACTTTGGCACTTAATACCCCTGGCTGGTTAGCAAATGCGTCTCTAAGACCCTCAGATGTGAGGCGCCAACCAAGGTTTCCTGCATATATCTTGTGTTCGCTGTCTATAAACCCCTTGTAGCCACTCTGTATCCTTGGTCCCATTACTTCCCTCTCACCTCCCCTTGGCACTTCTGGGAAGTTCACCCTCACAGATCGACCTCCAAATTGCTGTCAACCATTACCAACATCATCATTACCATTTTTCATCTTCTCGTAAGGAGCTCAATTAGCGgcaatcaaatataaacacaGTTCTCAACTTCGATAACATGCATCTAGAAAAAAGCACACATGaggaataaaatatatagttggGGATATGGATAGGAGCAAGCTATGCCAAGGTCCAAGTTCAGAACAAGATTTCCATCAAGAAACTCTTTAGTTGACAAGGCATTCTCTAACACCACCAATTAGAGTTTGGATTCTTTGTATTCAAATAAAGAACTAGTACATATTCAGTTGCTAACCATCTGAAACTTCATTTGAAACCAACCTACAATTCATTTTTTAGCAATGCAGAAATTGCAATAAACATATGATTGGTTTTGCACCAGCTCAACGCAACAACAACACTAAACGAAATGCTGACAATTGGTAAGGGAGCAAGATGGATTGCTAACGTTATTGACAAAAGAGAAATCAGTAACTGCAATTGATTAGAGAAATGAGCATTCTCCACCTCCACAATACATACTTTAAACAACCCCATAACAGATCGCATCAAtgcaaaactaaaaattttgtAAAGTCATTGCACTCGAAATCATAGATAgcttaacaaatcaaaaaaaaaagtcacttACTGTTCCATTGAACATCCGAATCGCTTTTTTAGCTTCTTCAAGACTTCCCATGGTAACAAACCCAAAGCCCCTGCTCCTATCCGTAACTCGATCATAAATAACCTTAAAAcccaaatgaaaataaaaagaaccacGAGCATAATTCATTTGTCTAATACTCCAAAAGGCAGcgaataaagaagaaaaaagaatatcCAAATACAATTAGTAAGGAGACAAAAGAACTCAAACCTCAGCACTGAAAACACGACCAGCTTCCTCAAAAACCTCAGCCAATTCCGAAGAAGTCATTGAATATGGTAGATTTCCCACATAAAGCTTGCCTTCTTCAGTTGCTTTTATGGCCTCCacatctccttcttcttctacaaCTTCTTGGTCAAATTCGTCCGTTTCACTTTGTGGGTCACCTAGAGCTGTGGTGTTTTCTTCTGTTCCAGCTTCAAAACTGTCAGAAGAGGCAGCAAAAATGCCACGGAAATGAGGGAGggagaggagagaaagggaaTTGGAGTCTTGGTTGTTGAGTTGGAGGGGTTTTAGAGGTTTAAGTAAGGGTTTTGGTGAGAAGTGGGAAGGGAGTGGAAGTGGAGAGTGAGTGAAGGAGAGGTTTGAAAGCTTTGTGTGTAATGGAGAGGAAGTTATAGTTGAAGCTGCCATGGAGAGAGCTGACATTTTCTTTTCGAAATTATGCGAGACAATTGAAAGGAGACGGAGGGTAGGAATGTTTTggtgtatattttttttggaagagagatagagagagagagataaggTTTGTgaattttatatctattttattttttgttttcttttattttgttttggtccTTTTGGGCCAGTCTCTTCTTACTGGGCAGGTGTGGCATGGTCTCCCGGGTTAGAGCtgtgataaaaagaaaatagagtaCCTTGTTTTGGGCTGGACTCATAAATTGAAACGAAGACCCAAATGCTTTTCACAGGATTGTTCCTTCAAATTGCAGGCAGAAGCAGGGacaatattttaaatcttaCAAATAGTGATGATAACACAAACATACAGCAATTTATTACAACCATAGAGTAGAAATCAAACTTCAAGAGCATCAAACATGCTTCAACACAGTTTAGGATAACAAATCAAGCACACACATCTGGGTGTCTTTGTTTCATTGATGGAAACACACCCCTTTATTATGTTGTCCATTCCCAAAGTTTTGTTACAGTGCATTATGGTTTCAGCACCTCTGACCAATCCATGACAGCAAGGTTGTATGGAATGGCAAAGGTACCATCACTGCACAGGAGCCAAGAACGACTTGCCCTTACAACCAAATGGTGAAGTCCATCTTCAAGCCACGATTTGGTTGTCAGGTTCCAGCAAAGGTGGGGTTTGGTCTTGTGCATGATGCAAGCACCAACCCAATCCGTTCCCTTGCTGTTTGAGGTTGCTGCAGTTGTCAGCTGCTGCAATCCACTTACTGGGCATGCCAATGCCAATGCCATGCCCTCCGTCCATCCCTGAGAAACCATGGACAGTTGGCCCATGATGATTGAAAGGGAAGCGATCGAAATCTACCCTGTTGTACAAACTAGTCACTTCTGACCCAGAGGGATTTGATCCACCACAATTTGCTTCCATTGAGTTCAAAGTTGCACCACCTGATTCCAGGACTTCAGAACTCTGAGAACCAGTTGGCTGCGAAAGTTGAAAATCACCCGCTTTCTTAGCCTCTGTTATGCCTTTTCCATCATTCAACTCTTTTGTATTCAAGAAACGGCCACCGCATCCCCTTGGTCGGCGCATTGCGTGGAGATGGCGTGAACGGTGCATATAAGGCTGTCAACagtaaaaacttaattattgaACCAGAACGAGGGTGGgatattttctttaaagaagaaaatcttTCCACTAGCTTTAAGTGGTAGATTGTAAGCATGGTTGAATCTCAAATACAAAAACCATAACAAGAACCATGCTACTGAATCAAGCATTCATTTCACCCAACCTAAGAATTCATGTGCCATTATAATTGGATCAATCACCATCTGTCCTGAACATGTTATCAATTAAAGGAATAATTGTGGTCGCTAGTTAACAAAGAAGCTTAAGTATTAGATTGATACTTGAGTCAAATGTTTTCCAGAGGGAAGGTGACAATGGCTTGCCCTAACATACAAACTTGAACTAATGTGTGTCTTTGGACTAGGAATTGAGAGAAGGGGTTTACTTATGAGGTCTAATTTGCCTGACCATATTTTCAATCTAGAATGATATGAAGTTTTATGTCCTAAAGATAGTGCTAGATTGAGGATCCAAATCAAGGGATCATACCTTCCGATTTCTGGGCAATTTATTCTCCAGTGCAGCTTTTGCACGGGACTTCCTACGTCTTATGATTCCACGGTACTGCTTCGCATTTACATATATGGGTACATCATCTGTGTTCGTGCTCATTGGGAGCATAATCCGGCCCtacattattataataaacatGGAGTTAGTTGAAGTTGCTAGATTTCTAGTTGTCAATTTGTCACTGGTTCTCTTAAAGCATAAAAGAGAACTCAAATATGAAAAAGGGTTATTCtatcacaattattttttaaatttttgttaggAGTTGTTCGAATGAAGGGGAGTAGTGGACCACATCACTTTCTGTAAACTACAGATTAGTAGAATGGAGATTGTTTTGCTTCACATGGGTAAATGTTATTGCAAAAGATGTGTTTTCACTTGTGAGAAGGATCACATACCGAAATTTGAGGTCCAAAAGTTGAGAATAATCCATAACATTGGTCCACGACAGGATACTTTGCGCAGATCTACAGCCGTGTTTATCAAAGTACGAACCATTAGTCATCAATCACTATAAACTAGGTTTGAATACTGCCAGTATAGAAccttaattgaaataaaacacTCACCACAGGCTGACCAAATCCCAGGTCAAAACGAGCATAATATTCCGGCAGAGCTGTTTGCAGTGAAATGGCTCCCTGAACAGATTTCTGTCCACCACCTGAAGGTTTGCAGTCACCTGAATGAGAAATTACCTTGATGGTTAACAAATAGTCATATTGAAAGTGCCTAGAGAAAACAATTGGTGGATAAATTTGGACTTAAATGGATGATCTATCAACTAGGTACCAGAACTCCATGTGATACTTTCTTTTATAACGATGGATCAAAATAACCAAGTGTATCTAGTTCTCTGATAAACTATTCAGTGTATCAAATGGGAAGAAGATAGTCTTTGAACAGGTTCTGGAAAATATAAATGCTAGGAAGCAGTATTTCACCCTTATGATATCACCTGGTCTTTTGGTCCATGAAAGATGAAGACATGTCAGACCAGTTGAGCACTTCATATTTCAAGCTACCTTTTTCCAGAATGACTGAAGCAGCATTTCCGCGCTGCTTTCTGCATCCGTGTGCCAAGAAATGACTTTGAGATGCAATCATCATTGATCACGATTTCTTCCACGGGTGATACATGTTTTCTCCATGCAAACGGATCCGATTACATCAGATCACAGTCCATGTTTTTTCTGGCACATGTTTGATTAGTTTAGCAACAATCATGTTTTCATGTTGCCTCAGTTTATTCCTTATCATACATAGGAGAAAGAAATCTTCTTTAGGACATTTATTTATCCCTAAGTTCATCAAGCATCTAGCATAGAATAGACATTGTTGGCTCctaaattatataagaattaattttatgattttatccatTTCAGTATAAAAGTCCTCCAAAAATAATTCAAGTCTTTGGGCACAGTTCAGAGCTAAATGGCCGCAGCACATTTGAGCAGCGAATGTTCCAATTTTCTCATAATATATCTTTCTCAAGTGGATTTTTTTGGCTAAATTCTAGTATGAATGTTCATTATTCACACACAACTATTCCTTATCTACCACTCTCTAAAcagaaatcatgttggaaaTTAACCAAGTGGATATGAATCTTTAATCCTTATATCCTAGAAATTTGATCTCCTAATAGGTATTGGTGTCCTACTAGACCTAGTATTTGTTGTTAGTCCTATTTAAAGATGATTTCCTACTTAATGTTAGAACTTGTTATTGGTTACAACTTGTATAAATATAAGAACTTGGTCTTCTCTTAAATGTGTCTagtgtttttttccttaaaaaaaaaggaaaaaaaaacaccagtgCCTTGTGTGGTTTAGAAAAAAGCAGTGTTGTGTATGGGTTGAGTTACAGCCAGACATTTGTGTGTGTCTTGTGAGTGCATAGTGACACTGTGTAGGTTATGTGTGGCAACCTGTGTGTGCCATGTGAGCTACACATTGCGTATGGTAGCATGGTTTGGTGAATCAAGAGTTAAATTGTAACTATTGTTTTATATTCTGggaaatcataaatttttgtatttccCACAAACCAACAAGTGCCCTTCTTAGTAATAATATGGATCGATCTACCATATCACTTAACACTCTAGTTTATCTAATTTGATTCAAACATGCTTCCAACCTTAAACTTGCCACTGCATGCTTCCAGTCTTTTGGGGGCACATCCACTACTGTGAATGAAAACTAAAAAGCTACTCTTATATCCTATTTGACCCTTAATTACTGGCTAAATTATAAATCCTCATTTGGGCAGAAACAACTTCCATTGTCTCGAGCCTCGATCATAAAACAATCATTTTGTGGCAAAACAGTGTTAAGAAATAGATTGATTTTGTAAATCTAAAACCTTCTGGTGCAAACTGCTGTAGTCCAGAGGTTATACAGAGCACAATACAAAGTTTCACAATGCCTTTTGAAGCTGCAAATTTGTAACTAATGACAagaattaccaaaaaaaaagtaacaaaacaaTCAGAAAGACATCTATGCAAATTTCTAAACCATGAAAAGGAGAATGATTTACCGGGAAATATAGTGAATTGAGTGATATTCCCTTTATCCAACCCTTGCTCAGTACCCATCCTGGCGAGCTTAGTAGCAGTTTCACCTCCACCGGCAGGCTGTTCTATGGGTAAAGCCTTCAATAGGCCACACGATTCACCATTAACAGCCTGAGACCCAAATGCAGTCCACCGTGGCACTGTTGACAACTGCCCATTTGGATTATGGACACCTCCTTCATGTTCTTTGAGATAAAAAGTTTTCATAGCCATTAAATTCCCTCTGAAATGACCTGACTGATTGCTTTGACCGTCTTTATCTCAAGAGTTCAAACTAATTCCTGGAGGTTCAacgatttaataaaaaattctcacCAATTTTTCTGCTGAATTCAACCTCATAAGAATATGAGAAATACAGAATTCCTATAACTTATATCACCACAGACTTTTCCATTGTAAAACACAAcccccaagaaaaaaaaaatctgcttTGTTAGCCGAAGTAAAGAAAGATAGAAGAAgcagaaatgttttttttttaatttaagaaaagaatcaaatcctagaaaagaGCATCACCATGTTACTATAAAGAGCAATTAAACACCAAccaaataaaatggaaaatacaagaaaatgaGGTGAAAATACAGACATGGAAgacagtttttttattaataaataaacaagacaTAAAATGAGCCCATCTTAGAGTAAAAAGATCGCGACTATATAAACCGGAGATACACTgtgaagaaatcaagaaaataaaacagagaTGAAGCAGGTACTCAAGACAGAGTCACAACTGAAATATTCTgattaaaagacaaaattttgTGAGACAAAGAAGATGACATGCGTACTCACAGaacagaagcagaagcagaagcagaagcatCAACTAAGGTCTCTCACAGAAACCAGAGAAACCCCTTTTAATTTGTCAaaagccatttttttttaaactttcaagCAACGAAcaaaaagaaagcaagagagagaggggaggaGGTGGTAAATGCACCCAAGTGTAATGGAACTCCACACTAGTAACCAATGAGCATTAGCTTTCATGCAAGTCTTTTTGTACACTCACAGTACCAGTATATTAATgcaataatttattgatttcttcGTCTCTTCCTGGTGCTTTCTAaccttgttctttatttttgacCATGTACTTACAATCCAACCTTGAAGGTCTcatttccatttgttttttttttttaatgtccaaAAATGGGTGTATTACTGTATTGGGAGTTGAGGCCATGTAATGTAACGAGAGGCTTAGAACTGATACCTGCCATCTATTCGTGGTAACTTTGTAACTACCAACACCTGTTTTTCCAATGGAGTGCTTGTTTTTATGATTAGACATGcaattaaaaattctttttaaactgttttcccttctaaatttagatttatttcaataattttgatgtattaatattaaaaaaaatataaataaatttattttaatatatttttaattaaaaaatactttaaaaaatacaatacacCGTATTATCAAACATACACTTATTAATAATTTTGGATtacaaataagtttttttttctatttatgtagGAGATGTAAAATGTaatatgtaattgatttttttattacatatagcgtatgtatttatttttaaattttttttaaaaaatatatattattttaatgtatttataagcaaaataatactttaaaaaataattactatcatACTCTCAAACTCCCGTACAAAAAAAGTGTTATTCTTATATATgctttcatttaaaaagaaataataatatacatAGTTGAGTATTATTTATGTCGTTagttttatatgtgtgtgttcTCTTAAATAAcatggtattttatatattgaatgtttaatttcattttaattagaaaataaaataaaatgtggaaattaagattaaaaggACTTCTATTccttaaaagaataaatatggATTTCTagaaattcatataaataagAAGTTTAAGTTAAGAAATTATATTCCAATTCTACTCACTTATATAAACTCCCTAATTTTAGCAAATTCTTTCTAGGCGaacaaagctattttttttccaaataaagtGCTTAATTAAGGTTTTGGATACAAGAATTTATTGAGAATCTTgctcatattttaatttctctagGCTTCcctattttattataaatgttaaaattatttgCAGTACTCAATAAAACTTGATTCAATGGAAACGAGCATAAGAGGTATTTTTTCCACGATAAATAAATGACACGGCGGCGGGAAGCATACATATATCCCTTGAAAAACCTTTacttgattatatatattatttttagtatttcttTACTAATATTTCATGagtaataatcttttaaaataaatatctattggatatatattttgattacttATATTTAACTATGTATATgtgttttaataaaattcaatgttcatacaaaattaatgtttatttttcttaaatattaaatattaacaataaatataaaaataatttttttattaataaagaatCTCATAACCcatttcaaatttgatataaaaaacccTCTTCTACCCGAACTTCATTAATATAATGAAGGAATGAGAGAAGTATAACTTGTTTTAAATCAACTCCATTATCATCCCTACATGTTAGTGGACAGAAATTTCTTGATATATCTATTGAGTGTCAAAGAGTTATCACaactcaaaaacttaaattgttaaatGAGACCCCACTatgtgatttatattattttctagcaTGTCTTATCAAGTAAAAGTCTCTTGAACTTTAAATTTACATAAACTCACCACtactttgtatttaattttatcgaATAGAATGAGGATGATGATATCCAAGCTTGTGATCACTTTGTTAATAAAGATCCAATACCATAAAGACAATTGGATATCGAGATTGAATTTCTCACTGATAGTGTAAAGGAGATAACTTAtgctttatttatatatatatatatatatatatatatatatatatatatatatatatctcatacAACAATCATTACAAATCATAATCTTATGATTCAAGCATAATATGCATAGTTGTGGGACTAATTCATATGGCATAAATTGACAgtgatctaattaaaataaagagcataaatcataattatgtTGATTTATATCAGAATCTTTAtgtctttgtttgttttcaataaaGACAATTGAATATGGAGATTAAATTTCTCACTCTCGGTGTAGATGAGATGGTtcgtattttttatatatcaatcaTACAATAGccaatataaatcataatcctataATTCAAGTATAATATGCATAGCTACGAGACAGATTCATATAACATAAATTGATAGCATAATCAAT
The Populus nigra chromosome 3, ddPopNigr1.1, whole genome shotgun sequence genome window above contains:
- the LOC133689751 gene encoding nuclear transcription factor Y subunit A-10-like isoform X1, which codes for MAMKTFYLKEHEGGVHNPNGQLSTVPRWTAFGSQAVNGESCGLLKALPIEQPAGGGETATKLARMGTEQGLDKGNITQFTIFPGDCKPSGGGQKSVQGAISLQTALPEYYARFDLGFGQPVICAKYPVVDQCYGLFSTFGPQISGRIMLPMSTNTDDVPIYVNAKQYRGIIRRRKSRAKAALENKLPRNRKPYMHRSRHLHAMRRPRGCGGRFLNTKELNDGKGITEAKKAGDFQLSQPTGSQSSEVLESGGATLNSMEANCGGSNPSGSEVTSLYNRVDFDRFPFNHHGPTVHGFSGMDGGHGIGIGMPSKWIAAADNCSNLKQQGNGLGWCLHHAQDQTPPLLEPDNQIVA
- the LOC133689752 gene encoding RNA-binding protein CP33, chloroplastic-like; translated protein: MSALSMAASTITSSPLHTKLSNLSFTHSPLPLPSHFSPKPLLKPLKPLQLNNQDSNSLSLLSLPHFRGIFAASSDSFEAGTEENTTALGDPQSETDEFDQEVVEEEGDVEAIKATEEGKLYVGNLPYSMTSSELAEVFEEAGRVFSAEVIYDRVTDRSRGFGFVTMGSLEEAKKAIRMFNGTQFGGRSVRVNFPEVPRGGEREVMGPRIQSGYKGFIDSEHKIYAGNLGWRLTSEGLRDAFANQPGVLSAKVIYERDSRRSRGFGFVSFESAENAEAALEAMNGEEVEGRPMRLNLAGERSPPPSAKENNKENNLESGELLSSFGT
- the LOC133689751 gene encoding nuclear transcription factor Y subunit A-10-like isoform X2, with product MAMKTFYLKEHEGGVHNPNGQLSTVPRWTAFGSQAVNGESCGLLKALPIEQPAGGGETATKLARMGTEQGLDKGNITQFTIFPGDCKPSGGGQKSVQGAISLQTALPEYYARFDLGFGQPVICAKYPVVDQCYGLFSTFGPQISPYMHRSRHLHAMRRPRGCGGRFLNTKELNDGKGITEAKKAGDFQLSQPTGSQSSEVLESGGATLNSMEANCGGSNPSGSEVTSLYNRVDFDRFPFNHHGPTVHGFSGMDGGHGIGIGMPSKWIAAADNCSNLKQQGNGLGWCLHHAQDQTPPLLEPDNQIVA